One part of the Populus alba chromosome 18, ASM523922v2, whole genome shotgun sequence genome encodes these proteins:
- the LOC118040183 gene encoding 3-hydroxyisobutyryl-CoA hydrolase 1, with the protein MAIRHCFDKDVDQVLFEGNSCVKKVILNRPHKLNSLTYHMTCQMIKELKAYEVDPKVKIVILKGNGKAFCAGGDVLASYTCMVAGHWSYGTNFYKKQIMLDYLVATYGKPVVAIIDGIVMGGGAGLSLQGTFRIVTENTVFAMPETAIGHFTDVGSSYFLSRLPGFFGEYLGLTGAKIRGAEMVECGLATHFMLAKHVRLLETALDEVTSTDTKTISEIISKFMHKPNVKQHGAFSRLEIINKCFSRTTVEEILSSLESEAETKSEKWILDAINWMKSACPTSLKISLRSIREGRKQGLERCLIQECTIVCHILRRTVSNDFYEGIRAILLDKDKNPKWEPSKLELVTDEMLGRYFSRVDEDDMEPLQLPTRSNLVDTMRPKL; encoded by the exons ATGGCTATCCGTCACTGCTTCGACAAAGATGTTGACCAG GTGCTGTTCGAAGGAAATTCATGTGTGAAGAAGGTGATACTGAACAGACCACACAAGTTAAACAGCCTCACCTATCACATG ACCTGCCAGATGATCAAGGAGCTGAAAGCTTACGAGGTTGATCCTAAAGTCAAAATTGTGATATTGAAG GGAAACGGAAAGGCATTTTGTGCTGGTGGTGATGTCTTGGCATCATATACTTGTATGGTTGCAG GGCATTGGAGCTATGGGacaaatttttacaagaaacaAATCATGTTGGACTACTTGGTTGCAACATATGGAAAGCCTGTG GTTGCAATTATTGATGGGATCGTGATGGGAGGTGGCGCTGGGCTATCCCTGCAGGGAACTTTCAGGATTGTCACTGAAAACACT GTGTTCGCTATGCCAGAGACCGCAATAGGACATTTTACTGATGTTGGGTCATCATATTTCCTTTCCAGGCTCCCTGGATTTTTTG GTGAATATTTGGGACTTACTGGAGCTAAGATTAGAGGAGCAGAAATGGTTGAATGTGGCCTTGCGACTCATTTTATGCTCGCAAAG cATGTCCGTTTGTTGGAAACTGCACTAGATGAAGTAACTTCTACCGATACGAAAACAATTTCTGAGATCATCAGCAAATTTATGCACAAACCAAATGTTAAACAGCATGGTGCTTTTAGCAG ACTGGAGATCATCAACAAATGTTTCTCGAGAACAACAGTTGAAGAAATACTGTCATCACTG GAGAGTGAGGCAGAAACTAAATCAGAAAAGTGGATTCTTGATGCAATCAACTGGATGAAGTCAGCCTGTCCAACCAGCCTCAAAATTTCCCTTAGATCG ATTAGAGAGGGCCGCAAGCAAGGACTTGAGCGATGCCTCATCCAGGAATGTACTATTGTTTGCCACATTTTGAGAAGAACAGTTAGCAATGATTTTTATGAG GGAATTAGGGCCATCTTACTGGACAAAGACAAGAATCCCAAG TGGGAGCCTTCAAAGTTAGAGCTAGTGACCGATGAAATGCTGGGCCGGTATTTTTCCAGAGTCGATGAAGATGACATGGAACCCCTTCAACTTCCTACCAGATCCAACTTAGTTGATACCATGAGGCCGAAACTTTGA